A DNA window from Pleurodeles waltl isolate 20211129_DDA chromosome 12, aPleWal1.hap1.20221129, whole genome shotgun sequence contains the following coding sequences:
- the ZBTB7B gene encoding zinc finger and BTB domain-containing protein 7B codes for MGSPEDELIGIPFPEYSSDLLSGLNEQRHRGVLCDITLKTQGLEYRTHRAVLAASSHYFKKLFTSGSPGTAHSVCELDFLQPDALGALLEFAYTATLTISNSNMREVLRAAKLLDIPCVVEACAEILQCSVDRPGDAGIDADGIDYEKAERYLAEFAARQNGEVRAASPPPAPSPLPQEPMRSIIPRRRKKQHQFLQVKPSRPNNHILHNAPFLSRHFPIPLFDEDEDDDRSPLREERNHSPLNLVSNENSLNYDLERSFDGRPTPPPLQPPLPPLSPPDEVSDDDPMDLEDAGYLNPLHDPALAAELLDGVDKLVRKRRSQVPQECRVCHKIIHGAGKMPRHMRTHTGEKPFACEVCGVRFTRNDKLKIHMRKHTGERPYCCVHCSARFLHSYDLKNHMHLHTGDRPFECSLCHKAFAKEDHLQRHLKGQNCLEVRTRRRRKEEPPEGRRQLAEGLDLSNGRIEDFRMSMIRYWGLPRPDSSEGSPEGPVAAKPPESI; via the exons ATGGGAAGCCCAGAGGATGAGTTGATAGGTATTCCATTCCCAGAGTACAGCAGCGACTTACTGAGTGGGTTAAATGAGCAGCGACATCGGGGTGTCCTGTGTGACATCACCCTTAAGACCCAGGGCCTGGAGTACCGCACACATCGAGCTGTGCTGGCTGCCTCCAGCCACTACTTTAAGAAGCTCTTCACCTCTGGGTCTCCAGGCACCGCTCACAGTGTCTGTGAGTTGGACTTCCTACAGCCTGATGCTCTTGGTGCCCTTCTGGAGTTTGCATATACTGCCACGTTGACAATCAGCAACTCCAACATGCGTGAAGTCCTGCGGGCTGCCAAACTGCTTGATATTCCTTGTGTGGTTGAGGCCTGTGCTGAAATCCTGCAGTGCAGCGTTGACAGGCCTGGCGATGCAGGCATTGACGCTGATGGAATAGACTATGAGAAGGCCGAGCGGTACTTGGCTGAGTTTGCCGCTAGGCAAAATGGAGAAGTGCGGGCCgccagcccaccaccagcaccatcccctCTGCCACAGGAGCCTATGAGAAGCATCATTCCCCGCCGCCGCAAGAAGCAACACCAGTTTTTGCAAGTCAAACCATCTCGTCCAAATAACCATATCCTCCACAATGCGCCCTTTCTGAGCCGCCATTTTCCCATCCCACTGTTTGATGAAGATGAGGACGATGACCGCAGCCCCTTACGTGAAGAGCGAAACCACTCTCCACTGAACCTGGTCAGCAATGAAAACAGCCTGAACTATGACCTGGAGCGGTCCTTTGATGGgcggcccaccccacccccactacagCCACCGCTGCCTCCTCTTTCCCCACCTGATGAGGTGTCGGATGATGACCCGATGGACCTGGAGGATGCTGGCTATCTGAATCCTCTCCATGATCCTGCACTGGCGGCAGAGTTGCTGGACGGCGTCGACAAGCTTGTACGGAAAAGGCGATCCCAGGTGCCTCAGGAATGtcgtgtgtgccacaagattattCATGGTGCCGGAAAAATGCCAcgccacatgcgcacacacaccggTGAGAAGCCATTTGCCTGCGAGGTGTGCGGAGTACGCTTCACCAG GAATGACAAGTTGAAGATCCACATGCGCAAACACACAGGTGAGCGACCTTACTGCTGCGTACACTGCAGTGCCCGCTTTCTGCACAGCTATGACCTGAAGAACCACATGCATCTGCACACGGGTGACCGTCCATTCGAGTGCTCGCTGTGTCACAAGGCTTTCGCCAAAGAAGACCACCTACAGCGCCACTTGAAGGGGCAAAATTGTCTGGAAGTGCGCACTCGCCGGCGGCGTAAGGAGGAGCCACCTGAAGGGCGGCGCCAGCTAGCTGAAGGTCTGGACTTGTCCAACGGTCGCATAGAGGACTTCAGGATGTCCATGATCCGCTACTGGGGGCTCCCTCGGCCCGATTCTTCAGAGGGAAGCCCAGAAGGCCCAGTTGCAGCGAAACCCCCAGAGTCCATCTAG